The segment CAAGGTTAAACCTGGGAACACATTATTTAGTATTTTTTAGACAAAAATACTAAATATAAATTAGTTGTGACATGTTTAAAAAGGTTGTCCTTAACTTTCCATATACTTCCTGTGCTGCTATATCCCCAATAATTTTCGTTTGAAAGAACAAAAATTGCAGGTCCACCTGGATCTTCATCTGCTTCATAAGTCTTTTTTCCATTGGTAACTCTTGGCCCACCACAATTGATATGAACTGAAGATATGTCTGGAGAAACATTAAAGGGATTAGCTTAATTTGTTTTTAATATTATGGAAACACAATGTTACTAGAAACAATGTTGCTCATTACTCTGGATGCAAGGACAATGGCACTTTGCAAGCTCTCTACACAAAATCAAACATGAAAAACTTAATTGGAATCTCTCTTATTACATAAAAGTTGCATTTATTTTTGAAGAATAGTAGCAGGGTATAATTAAACTTACAAATTATTCCCAGTAGAGTAGCTTCTGTATAAGTTCCTGATGAATGAAAGAAAATGTTTAACTTCAGTTTTTAACTTTTTATGAGCAGATTAAAAGAGCATCTGAGAGCTGAAAACTTAAAATGATCTGTCAAAACCTGATGGCACAGTATTTCTCTAAAGTTGTTATAGAAAAGATCTATTGAACTGTATTATTAACAAGAGCATGTTGAGCTTCATGATTACCGATGCCATATACAAAATGATGCTGAAATGAGGCTCGAAAAAACAAACATATCAACATCTTTATTGGTGTTCATCCATGGAGACCCGCATAATCCTATGTTTCCTTTGTATGATGTGTCTTGGAAGGTCTGAAACTGGGAGCCTGTTGGGATTCTTCCTTCCAATTGATTgtatgagagattaaaggaggaAAGGAAAGAAAGATTTGTGAGCGTTGATGGGATGTCTCCAGTTAATTTGTTCCATGACATGTCTAATGATTCTAGCTGACTCAAATTCCCGATAGATGGTGGGATTAAGCCTGTGAAGTCATTATGTGATACATTGAACATATACAGAGCATTGAGTCTCCTAATTGTGTCTGGTATTTCACTAGAAAAATGGTTACTTGAGATGTTAATGGATGTGAAGATTGTCAAGATTTTCACCAGCTCCAACTCAAGTCCTTTGATTGTGACTGTCATATTATCTTGATAGTAGATTGGATCAAGAGATAAGACCGTGAAACTTGGGTGTTTCTTACCTGATGCTTCTCCATCAGTGTTAGTCATCATAACATCCCATTTCCAGAAACAATATGCAGGAACAGTACCATTGAAGCTATTGTGAGCTATGTCTACAATTAGCCTTTCAATAAAAGGCTTAGATAATGCATGCAAATTTATTCTAACCTTGGGGAATATTTAGGATTCTGACCTTGTGAAGCGTTAGACTGCTAATGAGATGCATGAATGAAAAAAATAgataatattcaaaataaaacagGCACaagcatatacatacatacatacatacatatatatatatatatatatatatatatatatatatatatatatatatatattaccaaacGAGTTTTTGAGAATTAACTCCATTCATGAGTAACAGTAGCCAGGTCCTTCAAAGTTGTTCCAACATACACAAGTGCAAAGGTAATCGGCTGATAACCACATAAGTATATAACTAAGTAAGCACATGGttatataaattaaatataaatgtttgaGTGAAGTTATTCCAACCTACACAAGTGCAAAGGTAATCTACTCACACCAAGGAACGTTGAAAACTGAAATCCATCAAACATGAAATTTAAATGATTCTATGCCTATGGGGTCAAATTCCATCCATTTTGGCAAGGCAACCAAACATGCCAGCCATGGAAAGGAATCTTAAATTCCAACACCAAGCAAACATGCCCAATGATTGGAATTCTTCTATATATCTCATCCCTTGAGAAAACATATTGTGAATCATGCACCCTTGTAATAGCCTTTTAGTAGTTAATCAGGCATATTTAAGTGTTGTGCCTTAGGAAAAATAGGGACCAGTTTAAGAAGACATTGTTATCCGGCTGAAGTTCGAAACACTCCAATACCTAAATCAGCAAGTACAGTCAACTCAAGTACCTCATTTATTGAAACTTCAATCAAAAGTCAAAACAACTAGAAAGGGTAGAGCTTACAATGTCAAACACTTGGTTTGGATCCAAATTGATTATGCCAACCGTTTCTGTTGATGTATTTTCAGAACAAACTTCTGAACCTTGACAGAGATGGGTAACTTACAATTTAAGAGCAACTAACAAAAGACCTAATCACCGACTGAACAGAAACTGAAGGCGGTTGATGAAGAGATGATTACCGTGGGGAAGGTGTTACTGGTGTAGGAAATTTTTGAACTCTGTTGGTCAAGAAGGTCAGTGAGTTTATAAGCAACAACATTGACTAGGGCTCGAATCGCAAAACTTCAAGTTCTGCTTCgtattgaaataataataatcctGGCTAATCataaaaaggaaagaagaggaac is part of the Lactuca sativa cultivar Salinas chromosome 7, Lsat_Salinas_v11, whole genome shotgun sequence genome and harbors:
- the LOC128127339 gene encoding receptor-like protein 33, whose protein sequence is MTNTDGEASGKKHPSFTVLSLDPIYYQDNMTVTIKGLELELVKILTIFTSINISSNHFSSEIPDTIRRLNALYMFNVSHNDFTGLIPPSIGNLSQLESLDMSWNKLTGDIPSTLTNLSFLSSFNLSYNQLEGRIPTGSQFQTFQDTSYKGNIGLCGSPWMNTNKDVDMFVFSSLISASFCIWHRNLYRSYSTGNNLELAKCHCPCIQNISSVHINCGGPRVTNGKKTYEADEDPGGPAIFVLSNENYWGYSSTGSIWKV